Proteins from a single region of Candidatus Obscuribacterales bacterium:
- a CDS encoding response regulator, whose protein sequence is MILPKPSILIIHESRQAATYASLLEKTGAKVHAVTSFDEANELLSFLHPDLVLLAATMPQGDGRLYCQQIRATLVHPRPVLVLMHSGDDVNERIKSFRYGADDVLADPIDKNELAIRVLAHLRRRQEELSSRLTQLPAATLSRRMLEQSLVSDRTWAALSVDINNLRVYNEVYGDLAGDQLIKALGAILVDSASENDFVGHIEADDFLLITDAASAEEKAEKICQQFDRASKRFYPTEDIERGYLIATGIGGIRRRLPLISIAIGIVNSTTRRFQSYVDVLTNAHDVRSLAKQKPGSGWVSDGVMEPGVYCKDPLRSRILVVEPDGAMACLLQENLSLEGYVVEVASSAAEALDLCRHEPQPDLVLLESTLADRGIDGWEFCRMLKCDDHLGNIWVIMATAHPDQVRALEAGADLYLPKPFDIPSLLSEVNSLLRSRLYRVGRAS, encoded by the coding sequence ATGATTCTACCGAAACCTTCAATTCTGATCATCCATGAAAGCCGCCAAGCTGCTACTTACGCATCACTTCTGGAAAAGACAGGCGCTAAAGTACACGCCGTCACATCATTCGATGAAGCCAATGAATTGCTTTCCTTCCTGCATCCCGATCTTGTTCTTCTAGCTGCCACCATGCCACAAGGCGACGGACGGCTTTACTGCCAACAGATAAGAGCAACCCTTGTGCATCCGCGTCCAGTGCTTGTGCTTATGCATTCTGGCGATGACGTCAATGAGCGCATTAAATCATTCCGTTATGGCGCCGACGATGTGCTTGCCGATCCAATAGACAAAAACGAATTAGCCATAAGAGTCTTGGCTCACTTACGACGCCGTCAGGAAGAATTGTCCTCACGTCTTACTCAATTGCCGGCGGCCACCCTAAGCAGACGCATGCTTGAACAAAGTCTGGTATCAGATCGAACCTGGGCGGCCTTGTCCGTTGATATAAACAACTTGCGCGTTTACAACGAAGTGTATGGAGACCTGGCAGGCGATCAATTAATCAAGGCACTCGGCGCCATTCTTGTCGACTCCGCTTCCGAAAATGATTTTGTCGGGCACATTGAAGCTGACGATTTTCTTCTTATTACCGATGCAGCATCCGCTGAAGAAAAGGCGGAAAAGATTTGCCAGCAGTTTGATAGGGCCAGCAAGCGTTTCTATCCAACTGAGGATATTGAACGAGGCTATTTAATCGCCACCGGTATTGGTGGCATTCGCAGACGTTTGCCGCTTATCTCAATTGCTATAGGCATAGTCAATAGCACGACACGTCGCTTCCAAAGTTATGTGGATGTCTTGACTAACGCACACGATGTGCGCAGTTTGGCTAAGCAAAAGCCTGGCTCAGGTTGGGTTTCCGACGGCGTCATGGAGCCGGGTGTATACTGCAAGGATCCTCTACGTTCCCGCATTTTGGTTGTTGAACCGGATGGGGCCATGGCTTGCCTCCTGCAAGAAAATCTCTCACTGGAGGGCTATGTGGTCGAAGTTGCCTCATCAGCTGCCGAAGCTCTTGATCTATGCCGCCACGAACCACAACCGGATCTTGTCTTGCTTGAGTCCACTCTGGCAGACAGAGGAATAGATGGCTGGGAATTTTGCCGCATGCTTAAATGCGACGACCACTTAGGCAATATCTGGGTGATTATGGCTACCGCCCATCCCGACCAGGTTAGAGCCCTGGAAGCCGGTGCCGACCTCTATTTGCCCAAGCCCTTCGATATTCCATCACTCCTATCGGAAGTAAATTCTTTACTGCGTTCTAGGCTTTATAGAGTAGGTAGAGCCAGTTAA
- a CDS encoding thioredoxin fold domain-containing protein, which produces MKSKSVLALVLTLTAFNSLSNSASAQEPKGPHRQILAMAGYTDSEKPKVISFHADWCPTCDQLQPSIDKAQGRYGSQVDFISVNIDDEKNKDIVRLYRVRGVPEVVFVNSRGKVVSTFMGNEPKQLKIGMQKLLDDKSSQTTAIAKGSGVTQ; this is translated from the coding sequence ATGAAAAGCAAATCTGTATTGGCTCTGGTGCTGACTCTAACTGCCTTCAATTCACTGTCGAATTCTGCATCGGCTCAAGAGCCGAAAGGTCCGCACAGACAAATATTAGCCATGGCCGGCTACACAGACAGCGAAAAGCCGAAAGTAATCAGCTTTCATGCCGACTGGTGTCCCACTTGCGATCAACTGCAGCCATCTATCGACAAAGCACAGGGTCGCTATGGCTCACAAGTTGACTTCATCTCCGTAAATATCGACGATGAAAAAAACAAGGACATAGTGCGTCTCTACAGAGTACGCGGCGTACCGGAAGTTGTTTTTGTCAATTCACGCGGTAAAGTCGTAAGCACATTTATGGGCAATGAGCCGAAACAATTGAAGATTGGCATGCAAAAGTTGCTCGATGATAAATCAAGTCAAACAACAGCCATCGCCAAAGGCTCAGGCGTTACGCAGTAG
- a CDS encoding HAD family hydrolase, translated as MTSKPQGRPVVYLDRDGTLNVEDGYIRQLERLVLIAGAAQAVRRLNEAGVAAILITNQSGAARGYYPESHILDLNNRLVSLLEKEGAYLDAVYYCPHLPDGTVAEYTGNCKCRKPEIGLVERACSDDTTLDKNRSYVVGDKSTDVELAHNIGGKGVLVRTGYGEQVLDGTYQWPVKPDYIASEITEAIDWILADLKVKTTA; from the coding sequence ATGACTTCCAAGCCACAGGGACGGCCCGTTGTCTATTTAGACCGCGACGGCACCTTAAATGTTGAAGATGGTTATATCCGCCAGCTCGAACGGCTGGTACTCATTGCCGGTGCTGCACAGGCTGTGCGCCGCCTTAATGAGGCAGGCGTGGCTGCCATATTAATCACCAACCAATCAGGGGCAGCACGAGGCTATTACCCGGAGTCACACATTCTCGACCTTAACAACCGCCTTGTTTCCTTGTTGGAAAAAGAAGGTGCTTATTTAGATGCTGTTTATTACTGCCCGCATTTGCCTGACGGCACAGTTGCGGAATACACCGGCAACTGCAAATGCCGCAAGCCGGAAATTGGTTTGGTTGAAAGAGCTTGCAGTGACGATACGACTTTGGATAAAAATCGCTCTTATGTTGTCGGCGACAAATCAACAGATGTTGAGCTTGCGCATAACATAGGTGGTAAGGGCGTGCTCGTTCGCACAGGTTACGGCGAACAAGTACTTGATGGTACATATCAATGGCCTGTTAAGCCAGACTACATTGCTTCAGAAATTACAGAAGCAATTGACTGGATACTGGCTGATTTGAAAGTAAAAACTACTGCGTAA
- a CDS encoding BlaI/MecI/CopY family transcriptional regulator codes for MIGLPQGKNFSGIRESNMRIQDDNASFRFNQSGLRKFLGDLECEIMELVWKKANPTVTVRNVFEALKKERQIAYTTVMTTMVRLSEKGLLKIVDKAGLANCYAPADTRDEFIRKSVFWVLKQFSREFPHECQEYFAKAKAKKR; via the coding sequence ATGATAGGATTGCCTCAGGGCAAGAATTTTTCGGGTATTCGTGAGTCAAACATGAGAATACAAGACGATAACGCGTCATTTCGTTTTAACCAATCCGGTCTGAGAAAGTTCCTCGGTGATTTGGAATGCGAAATTATGGAATTGGTTTGGAAAAAAGCCAACCCCACAGTAACCGTACGCAATGTGTTTGAAGCTTTAAAAAAAGAAAGACAAATAGCCTACACAACAGTGATGACGACTATGGTGCGCCTCTCTGAAAAAGGCCTCTTAAAAATCGTCGACAAAGCAGGCTTAGCAAACTGCTATGCACCGGCTGATACAAGAGATGAATTCATTCGCAAATCAGTATTCTGGGTTTTGAAACAATTCTCGCGCGAGTTTCCGCACGAATGCCAGGAATATTTCGCCAAAGCCAAAGCGAAAAAACGATAA
- a CDS encoding TolC family protein, which yields MTRKTILFIALCLGLSQSILVQGVFAQPNKGDDSTDATILDRIRLESEETTGTIFREPDQVEVKTPLLKALIQTQVPLSPYQLDADSARSISLKDVCQAALDGNLSIKISNADREMGRWRFWTNMGQFLPEVVNGVSYQGIRGNYASPFGQIAPANSPYLVIPNSLNLYLFKGGTILFGALRASHDYKALNWSLKGTTNDVLFDASKLYYQLVLNNVLLQIRIKGVELGESLLARNNILFENGANTKLDVLQAKTQLSRDRQNLISQQIERRQSAINLATALNLDPSVDLLMKDQLVKKVRLVDSSLAINDLVAIAIKNRPELKKYEQLRLAARDHVRVVRGRLLPTVQGTATMAATGADAVNVQQAQSSSGSTSGMSAGSFSTSSMVPAGSGASSSPKFTTVEIYQIGINVQWALPGMGTVDAARVQEAKWEARRVQLEGVEQLNKVYKEVREAYLDGIKAESLINETTDYVNSSREQLSVATTRLAEGVDTDLAAVIAQRDYVNALADKANAIVSFNTAQVRLLRALGRITLDTLTSGVPIKD from the coding sequence ATGACAAGAAAGACAATTTTGTTCATTGCATTGTGCCTGGGCTTAAGCCAGTCGATTTTGGTTCAAGGCGTTTTCGCTCAGCCGAATAAGGGTGATGACTCAACTGATGCCACCATTCTAGACAGAATTCGCCTGGAATCGGAAGAAACCACAGGGACGATTTTTCGTGAACCTGATCAGGTGGAAGTGAAAACACCGCTTCTAAAGGCTCTAATTCAGACGCAAGTGCCGCTTTCACCGTATCAACTTGATGCTGATTCAGCGCGCAGCATCTCATTGAAAGATGTTTGTCAAGCCGCCCTTGATGGGAATTTGTCGATAAAAATTTCCAACGCCGACAGGGAAATGGGTCGCTGGCGCTTCTGGACCAATATGGGACAGTTTTTGCCGGAAGTGGTCAATGGTGTTTCATATCAGGGTATTAGGGGCAACTATGCCAGCCCGTTTGGACAAATAGCACCAGCAAATAGTCCTTATTTGGTAATACCAAACTCTTTGAATTTGTACTTGTTTAAAGGCGGTACCATTTTGTTTGGCGCTCTTAGAGCAAGTCATGACTATAAGGCTTTAAATTGGTCACTGAAAGGCACAACCAACGATGTTCTGTTTGATGCCAGCAAGCTTTACTATCAACTTGTGCTGAATAACGTACTATTGCAAATTCGCATTAAAGGGGTTGAGCTTGGCGAGTCATTATTGGCGCGCAACAATATTTTGTTCGAAAATGGCGCAAACACTAAGTTGGATGTGTTGCAAGCCAAGACGCAACTATCGCGCGATAGACAAAATCTAATTAGCCAACAGATAGAAAGACGCCAGTCGGCTATCAATTTGGCGACAGCTTTAAACCTTGATCCATCAGTTGATTTGTTGATGAAAGATCAACTAGTTAAGAAAGTGAGACTCGTTGATTCTTCATTGGCAATAAATGATCTGGTGGCAATCGCCATTAAGAATCGTCCTGAATTGAAGAAGTATGAGCAGTTGCGTTTAGCCGCTAGAGATCATGTCAGAGTTGTTCGCGGCCGGTTGTTGCCTACCGTTCAAGGTACCGCTACGATGGCGGCCACCGGCGCTGATGCTGTCAATGTTCAGCAAGCACAGTCCAGTAGTGGTTCGACAAGTGGCATGTCGGCTGGTTCGTTTTCCACAAGCAGCATGGTGCCTGCTGGTAGTGGCGCCAGTAGCAGTCCAAAATTTACAACTGTGGAAATCTATCAAATAGGAATAAATGTTCAGTGGGCGCTTCCAGGCATGGGTACAGTCGATGCAGCGAGGGTTCAGGAAGCTAAGTGGGAAGCCAGGCGTGTGCAATTAGAGGGTGTTGAACAACTAAACAAGGTTTATAAGGAGGTCCGTGAGGCTTATCTTGATGGTATTAAGGCTGAAAGTCTTATCAATGAGACAACGGACTATGTCAATTCGTCGCGTGAACAGTTAAGCGTTGCCACTACAAGGCTTGCCGAAGGTGTTGACACTGATCTTGCAGCAGTCATTGCTCAACGTGACTATGTCAATGCGTTAGCGGACAAAGCTAACGCAATAGTCAGTTTCAACACTGCCCAAGTAAGGCTTTTAAGAGCTCTCGGGCGAATTACCCTAGACACGCTTACCAGCGGCGTGCCCATCAAGGACTAA
- a CDS encoding efflux RND transporter periplasmic adaptor subunit encodes MAEQSSPKNLKTVMLIVVGAVAVFFLLGLLPRILRNMELAKMYEQTAGAVKSVHTVVAQPAPFEETGLLPGSIDAIQYTSIYARVDGYLKRRLVDIGDKVVTGQLLAEIDTPTIDNDVAEAKASLVRAQAGLVSSKSVLQESLAKLTAAKAQVDRAKADEDYSNTTANRWKTMATKGAVSLQSRDEKVRAYLSDVASLSAAQADEKAAEEAVATARSQVNVSKAEVDAKKADLDSLLAKQSFKFVRAPFDGTITLRKVDPGALITSGSQSSNLELFQVAKIEKLRIYVNVPQTFARYLEQGQEAEVLVPEYPEREFSGKISNISDALNPSTRTRQTEVRIDNRDQALLPGMYAQVRLKVERKEPWIRVPGTALVPLNNGMFVVVVEGNKAHYQKVVIGRDFGDEIEIKAGLKPNAVVVLSPPVDLQEGEAVAPISDKQDSGK; translated from the coding sequence ATGGCGGAACAAAGCAGTCCTAAAAATTTGAAGACAGTCATGCTAATTGTTGTTGGAGCAGTTGCCGTATTTTTCCTTTTAGGACTGTTGCCACGGATATTGCGGAATATGGAACTGGCAAAGATGTACGAACAAACTGCAGGTGCCGTGAAAAGTGTGCACACCGTTGTTGCCCAACCGGCACCTTTTGAGGAAACAGGATTGTTGCCGGGTAGCATTGATGCTATTCAATACACAAGCATTTATGCTCGTGTAGACGGATACTTAAAAAGACGGCTGGTTGATATCGGTGACAAAGTTGTGACCGGACAACTTTTGGCTGAAATTGACACTCCTACAATCGATAACGATGTTGCCGAGGCTAAAGCTTCACTGGTGCGTGCCCAAGCTGGGCTTGTCAGTTCAAAATCCGTTTTGCAGGAGTCTCTGGCAAAGCTTACGGCAGCCAAGGCGCAGGTTGATAGAGCAAAAGCGGATGAAGATTACAGCAATACCACGGCCAATAGATGGAAGACTATGGCAACCAAAGGAGCTGTCAGCCTGCAGAGCCGCGATGAGAAGGTGCGTGCCTATTTGTCGGACGTTGCCTCATTGAGCGCAGCCCAAGCTGATGAAAAAGCTGCTGAGGAGGCTGTTGCCACTGCCCGTTCGCAAGTAAATGTTTCCAAGGCAGAAGTGGATGCTAAGAAAGCGGATTTAGATTCACTTCTTGCTAAGCAGAGTTTTAAATTTGTTAGAGCACCTTTTGATGGAACAATCACTTTAAGGAAAGTTGATCCGGGAGCATTAATTACTTCTGGTAGTCAGTCTTCGAATTTGGAGTTATTCCAAGTAGCTAAAATTGAAAAGTTGCGCATTTACGTAAATGTGCCGCAGACTTTTGCTCGTTATTTGGAACAAGGGCAAGAAGCGGAAGTGTTGGTACCGGAATATCCGGAGCGTGAATTTTCCGGAAAAATATCCAATATCTCAGATGCTTTGAATCCGAGCACGCGTACCAGGCAAACTGAGGTTCGAATTGATAATCGTGATCAGGCACTTTTGCCTGGCATGTACGCGCAAGTACGCCTCAAGGTTGAGCGCAAAGAGCCTTGGATAAGGGTTCCGGGGACAGCTCTTGTGCCTCTGAATAACGGTATGTTTGTGGTGGTGGTTGAAGGTAATAAGGCGCACTATCAAAAGGTTGTTATTGGTCGAGATTTCGGCGATGAAATCGAAATTAAGGCAGGACTCAAGCCGAATGCCGTTGTTGTTCTAAGTCCTCCTGTTGATTTGCAAGAAGGCGAAGCAGTTGCGCCTATATCCGACAAGCAGGACTCTGGTAAATAG